The window CGGCATCAGAGACAATCATTTCGGCAAGAGTAGAAGCCGTTTCTGCTACATTCATGGCATACTGGCGATTTAAAATATTGATCGGCCGTAGGACATCGGAGTGAAAAGCATGCCCCAATTCATGAGCAAGGGTCGCTACACTTTCAAGAGTGCCAGAATACGTCATAAAAATGCGCGATTCTTCCGTTTTCGGGAAAGTGGTGCAAAATCCTCCCGGACGTTTTCCGGGTCGATCTTCCGCTTCAATCCAAGAAGACTCCAATGCGTGCTTGGCAAATGCCGAAAGCTTCGGTCCGAATTTCGCAAAATGGCGAATGATAAAAGCGGCCCCTTCAGAATAAGATCGTTTCTCTGCTGCAGAAGCAATGGGCGCTTCAAGGTCATACCAAGCGATCTTTTCCTCCCCAAGAAGCTCCGCTTTCCGACGCAAGTAGCGGACAAATGGTTCTTTATGTTTCGCAATGGCCTTCCACATCGCATCGAGTGTTGCTTTCGACATGCGATTCCCCTCTAAAGGCTCTTTCAGGAACGACTCCCATCCTCTTTTTCGATAAACATTTAAACGAAATCCGGCCAAATGATTCAAAATATCGGCGAATAATCCTTCTTTTTCTTCCCATGCTTTTTCCAGCTTTTCAAACGCTTCTTTTCTGAGGCTGCGGTCCGGCTCAGAAAACAGATTATTGGCCTGGCCGATCGAAAGCGTCTTTCCCCCCACTGTCACTTGCATGCCGCCGACCATTGAATCGTACATCTGTCCCCAGCCATGATAGCCGTCAACCGCGAGGGCCTCGATTAAAGCCTCTTCTTTTGTTGAAAGCTTTTCACGGGCTTCTTCGCGCCATTCATTCAGCACAAATTCGATTTCTTTTAAAGATTCGTCTTGAACCAACTGTGCCCAAACATCCTCTTTTGTTTGGCTGAGAATCTGCTGAAACAACACAAAGCTTGTTTGGTACTCGGCAGCAAGGGATGTTAGTTCGTTTCGCAAAGCTCCGGCTTTCGGATCGGATGTATTTTCAGCTTCCAAGCAGCTGATAAAAGACTCCGCTTCCTCCAAATCCACCAATATACTTTTGATAGATTCTATGTATTTTAGAAAGGCAGTTTTCTCGCTTTCATTCACTGATTTCAACGGTTGACCGTTAGAAACCATATCAGAAAATATGTTCACTTTCCCTTTTAAGTCGTCTAAAAATCGATGAAAATCAGGCGATTCACTTCCGCCCGGAAATATAGAGTTCAAATCCCATACATCAGAATAAGATGTATTTGTCATTGCCTATCCTCCTCTTAGTCAATCCACATTCTTTATTATTATTCGCCTTTTTTGAAAAAAATTCCTCTCTTGTGCTCAAAAATGGATGCACTTTCCAATGGATACATTCAACCGTTCATAAAGCAATTAAACAGCAGATGGCCGTGCATCCGTTTCGTCAGAAGAATCGCTCAAATTCATTCCGGAGACACTTTATCCATCATCAAAAAAAAGGATCTTCCAGCTCTGCGGTTCATGATATCCACAGCGATGGAAGATCGATCAAATCTCAGTATCTTTTCATTTGAGAAAAAAGAGTTCTCATTCATCACTGATCGTTCACGAATTCTCTTGAAAACTGATACGATCATCCTCAAGTTTGGCATAAAAAGTCTTCAACATCCTTTTAAATCCCATTGCGGCTATTCAGTATAGAGAAAATTTCCGGTAAAAAAAGAGGCCTAGCTGCCCAATGGCGCTAGACCTCCTTTCGAATCAGCGATTTTATGCGTGGTCGATCTGCTCAGAAGTGACGGACTTTTTACGTTTGAAAAAACGTTTTCTTCTCAATTTGCTCATCCACTCATAGACGATTGGAACAATGAGCAATGTCAGCAACGTCGAACTTGTCAATCCGCCAATGACGGTGACGCCGAGATCTTTAGAGATCAATCCGCTTCCTTCCATACCGATCGCGAGAGGAATTAATGCACCAATCGTAGCGATTGCTGTCATTAAAATCGGACGGATACGAGTGGCGCCCGCCTCCAGCAGCGCTTCCCTGGTGCTGAGACCTTCCCGTTCTTTATGAATCACTCGGTCAATCAAAACAATGGCGTTCGTTACTACAATTCCGATCAGCATCAGCGCACCTATCATTGTTGAAACGCTGATGGTTTGTCCCGCAATGAACAATGCCACTAAAGCGCCAATGATCGCAAATGGCAGCGAGAATAAAATCACAAACGGCGCCCAACCTTGACCAAAAGTGATCACAAGAACAAGATATACAATCGCAATTGCCGCAGCCATTGCCAATCCAAGCTTCGTAAACGAATCTTTTACATCCTCTGTCACCCCGCCCATTGAAATATCAACGCTTGACGGGTGATGAATTTGATCAAGTCTCTTTTGCAGATTCATGGAAGCTTTAGAAATATCGTCCTCTTTCACTTTTCCGCTCACCTGAACAGAATAACGTCCATCTCGGCGCGTGACCGTATCGGATGTTTTTCCTTCTTTCACATTGACGAGTTGTTTGATTGGAACGTCCATTCCAAGCGGTGATTGTACTGTTTGATTCGTTAAATCTTGAACAGATTGATAGTTTTTCTTGTTGTTTTCCACATAAACATTGAGCTCTTGACCCTTTTCTTTAACAGTGGTTAAAGCCGGCTGATCGCTCTGTTGATTCAGAGCCATCGCAATTTGGCTGGCTGTCAGCCCTAATTGACTTAATTTCTGTTGGTTTACTGCGAGCACATATTCATCGTACGTTTTAGCCGTACTTGCCTCCACGTCTTTAAAATCCCCTTGCTCTTTCATTTTCTTTTCTATTTGATCAACTACAGGGGTAATCTCTTTCATATCATTTCCGTAAACATACACCGTTACTTCATTATTGCCTGCGCTCGCTGAGAAATCTTGGGTGCTCCATTCCCCTTTTCCACCTAAAGTTTGCAGGTGTTTAATCACTCGATCCGGTTCTTTATCAAAATTTTTTGTGTCTTTGTCGTATTGAACAAAGAAAATGGCACTGTTGCTTTGGCCCGGATTCATCGGATTATCGCTGCCCACTGAAAACTGAACGATTTCCGCCCCTTTTCGACCGCGTAAATAATCCTCTGCCTTAAGCGACACTTTTTTGACGTCTGCAAACGTCTCGCCCGGAGCCGGCGTGTATGTGGCCACCACCATTTTGTCCCCCATATTCGGAAGGAAGCTGACACCGATGGCCGGGATCAAGCATAAACTTCCGATCAACAGTAAAATGGCTGCTGCCGATGAAATAAACTTATGATTTAACACCCAATTTAATACCCGTTTATAGAAGGACGATAATTTATTAGGTTGTCCTGACTTTAGCTGTTCTGGACGATGAATCCCTTTTTTAAACAATATGCTCGCCATCATTGGCACGATGGTAATGGCAACCAGCAAAGAAGCCAGCAGCGAGAACACGATCGCCAATGCAAAAGGCAAAAACAGCTCGCCAATCATTCCTTTAACAAGAGCGAGAGGCAGAAATACCGCAATCGTAACAATGGTGGATGACATGATAGGAATAAACATCTCTTTCGTTGCTTCCCGGATAAGCTCTTTTCCTTTCAATATTTCTTCTTTTAAGGACATTCTCCGGTAAATGTTTTCAATGACAACGATCGAATCATCCACTACCCGTCCAATGGCTACCGTCATCGCCCCGAGAGTCATCATGTTGAGTGTGATATTCATTTGTTTCAAAACAAACAAAGAGATGACTAGAGACAACGGGATGGAAATAACGGCAATGAGCGTCGATTTAATATTTCGCAAGAATAAAAGAATTATAAGCACCGCAAATACTGCCCCGAAAACAGCTTTATTGAGCATTGTATGCACAGACTCTTCTATAGGCTTAGCCTGATCCATTGCCGTAATAACGTGAAGATCTTTGTTTTTCCCTTTGATTTCATTCATTTTATCTTTAACGGCATTCGCCACATCCACCGTATTGGCATCGGCCGCTTTCACAATTTCCAGTCCGATCGACTCTTTCCCGTTTGTGCTGGAAAAAGATTCCGCTTTTCCGACTAGCTTGATATCAGCTATATCCGATAATTTCACGGTCGGAATACCGGCCGACGAAACATTTCCTTGCTGCGGTCCTCGGACGGCGGTTGACTGTTGCCCGGCGCCTTGCAATCCGCTTTGAGATGAACTCGGCTGAACTTGGGAAGATTGTCCGGCTCCCACAGATGCTCCTGCCGATAGTCCAATCGGAATTTCCATGTTTTTTAAATCTTTAATGGTGGAAATATTTCCGTCTACTTTGACCGATTTTTCGCTGTTGCGAAACGTATATAATCCTAGAGGAAGAGAGACATTGGAGCCTTTAATAAAGTTTTGAACGGATTCTTCATCCAAACCGTACTTTTTCAGTTTTTCCTGATTAAAGTCGATTTGGACTTGATCTACTTGTTGTCCGCTTATTTGCACATTCGCGACTCCGTCGATTCTTTCAAGCTTCGGCACAATATCTTCTTGTACTTTTTTCGTTAATTGCGACAACGATTCTTTGTCACTCGATAAGCTTAACGAAAGAATAGGAATTTCATTGATGCTCAGCTTTTTGATGTCAGGTTTTTTGACGCCATCAGGAAGCTGCACATCAGAAAGGGCTTGTTCCGCCTCTCTCTTAGCATCATCCATATTTTTTTCATATGTATACTCCACTTGGACAGAAGATGCATTTGCGAAGGAAGAAGAACTGACAACGTTCACCCCGTCTAAATTTTGAAGTGCTTGCTCGATCGGCTTGGTTACTTTGTCAGCCACTTCTTCAGGGGTTGCACCTGGATAAGCGGTCGTTACCGTTAGAATAGGCGTATTAATATTCGGAATTGTTTCTAATTTCATCGTTAGTCCGGCATACAGACCTGCTACCGTCACGATGATGGTCATGAGCCAAACTGCCAATTTGTTCTTTAACACAAAGTGAATAATTTTGTTCATCGATTCTTCCCCTTTATTAGGATAATATATGATCCATTATTCATATTAACACTATCATAATTGGATTAGTGTCTATTCGTCAACGAATAGAAAGGAAGAATTAGGAATAATTCCTTAAGATTAAAATGAAACCATTTTCATTTTAATTTCCATATATTTGAAATAAAACTGTATGAATGGCAGCCCTCATTTGATCTCTATTGATCTGTCACTTTTCGATTCTTCCATTCACGATTAAGGATGTTCAAAGGAATGTTTTGGTTGTTTTGTTACTTTTATTACATTTATATTGCGATTTTGTAAAAAGATAAATATAATAAAAATCGTTAGAGTACATTATTTCCTAAGGAGGTTGAATATAACGATGGTTCCAGTTCTTTCAAAATCTAAATGGGCGTTTTCTCTTGCAGCCGCTTTGACTCTGGCCGTATCTTTCCTTTTGGCGCCTCTGTCAAGCAAAGCAGAAGCTGCAGCTCCTGTAAAAGGGGATAAAGTTGCCGCTTACGCCAAAACACTGGTTGGAAAACCTTATAAATACGGTGGTACAAGCGAAAAAGGATTTGATGCATCCGGTTTTGTACAATATGTTTACTTAAAATCAGCAAATGTGAAATTACCGCGCACAGTGGCCGATCAATTTAAACAAGGACAAAAAGTAGACTATAATCACCTCCAGCCTGGCGATCTTGTATTCTTCAAACTGGACGGCAAAAAAGTTTCTTTCGTTGGAATTTATTTAGGTAATAGTCAATTTATCGCCGCAACGAGCAAAGGCGTAAAAATCCAACCCCTCGGAGCAAAATATTGGAAACCGTATTTTGCATCCGGAGCTAGAATACTTTCACAAAAATAAACAAACAGGGACCGGAATCACACATCCGGTCCCTGTTTGTTTATGACAAAACGTTCAAACCAAAAGCAAGATGAACATCCAACCAACTCAACCAAAACTTCTATACATTAATACTTTAATGCACCATAGGGGTCAGGCCCCTTTATCATTCAAAATAACTATATGGTATAACAAACTCAGGGATCCCTTCAGCGAATGAAGTATATTCATATAAGGAGAAGTAAACTCCAACTCCTTTATTTGTTAAATAAAAGCGATCTGTTTCAGGGTCAATTGAGTCAAAGTTTTCAAAATAATACGGGTCAGTCAATTGTCGTTGATATATTTTTTTCCTTATTTCATTATTAATAACACTTACATAATCAGATGAATTGCCAAAGTACTCTTTTAAAGTATGGTATTGTTTTCCGGAACTTGTCTCAAAGTTATAGCTAGTATAATCGTATAACCCATGAGCTCCTCCCATATAAGAATAATCATTGAACTTAATACTAATAAACTGGGAATCACTTCTCATCACTTCATAAGTCATGTTATATGTATAATATTTTGAAAAAGGGTCATCCGAGTAATCTTGCTTCGATTTTTGAACTTCTTGATAGGCTTGTTTCCCTTGCAATCCTTTTTGATAAAGTGCGTTATTAATCTTTTCCTCAGCCGTACTTCCAATTCCTTTGACTATTGGATAGTACACATCCGGAGCAATTCTTTTTGGAAAAATAATGATCTTTGGTCGAAAGTTTTCATTTAGTACTCTTGCTAAAAATACAGCAAAATGGGACCTAGTTATTGGCTGACTACCTTTAAACGTTAAATCTGTGTAACCGATTGCAATGCCATTTGTAGATAAAATACTAATAAACTTTGCGCTCCAATTACTAGGATTAACATCTTTATAATTAACATCTTGCTCAAATTTTAGGTGAAAAGCATTTACTAGTACTTTTGCCATTTCAGCGCGAGTTAGTGATTTGTTTGGATAAAACTTTCTGCTTTTACTGAAAATACCTTCATCAACCGCTGTAGCAATTTCTTTATAGGCAGGATAATTTTTTGGTACATCTTGAAAACCTGGATTAGGACGATTTCTCGTATCTAGTTTTAACGCACGAACAATCATTGTTGCGGCTTGAGAACGAGTGACTTTCTCATTAATTCCAAAATTGCCGTTTTTATATCCTTTGATGATACCAGTATTCGCCAAATATTCAATCTCTTTTTTTGCCCAATAATTATTTGGAACATCTAAATACTGTGTGCTCGCATGAACTTGTATATTGGGCAAATACAAATTACCTATAAGTAAGAAAAAAACGAAAAATACTAGGAATCTTTTTTTCACATCCAGCTCCCCTTCATAGTAAAATTAGTACATTTTTAATAGTTATAATTCACTATATATCATTTAATAACTGCCAGTTCAACCGAAAATTTAAAAATTTTTAATTTTATAATTCAAATAAATAAAGAGAATGTTTCCAATAATTCCTGTCCTTCTCTCACTCTTGTCCATGTCATGAATCAATTTTTTTGTAGCATATTTTTTTAGTAATAGTAATGTCAATGAATATGCTCTTATTTAAAAAGGAGTTTGTCTTTTAATCGTAATCATTATTTTTTCCCACCCTGTTTCTCTACTGAATATATAATTATTTGCAGCCTCATCATCACTAATGTTGCATAAACAAACCATATTAGCCTCGGTGAATCGAAACCAACAAGAAATGAAGTTACCACTGAGACAAGTTCAGAAATGAGTAGTTAGTGGATCAACTCTCTAATCTTCACTAGAAACACTTTAACATTCCAAACGAAACAAACCTTCTTGTTAGAAAAGAGTACAGTCTTTCTATCCATCTATTTATTTTTTACTTTGTAACTTCTTCGACAGTAAGAACTTTACCTTGTTTTTCATACTCCTCAATGTAACAAGCTTCTATGAAGTTCATCTCCCTCAGATCAGAAACTTACGCTCACTTCCTTTAAATATTTGTTACGGACACTACACATCGATGGTATCCTCACCATATTTGACTGCACTTTTACCAACCACAAACAAACAGGGACCGGAATCACACATCCGTTCCCTGTTTGTTTATGACAAAACGTTCAAACCAAAAGCAAGATGAACATCCAACCAACTCAACCAAAACTTCTATACATTAATACTTTAATGCACCATGAGGGTCTGGCCCCTTTAATTGAGTGCGGCGCAGCCTGTGTCTCCTGTTCGTATTTTGATGGCGTCGGCCAATTCGTGGATGAAAATTTTTCCATCGCCTGGTTTGCCGGTATTCAAAACACTTCTGGCTGTATCTACGACTTGTTGGACAGGCACCTCGCATACGACAATTTCTACTTTAATTCGTTCGTGCATGTCAACTTCTTTTTTCTTGCCGCGGTACAGCTCGGTAAACCCTTTTTGAAATCCGCACCCAAGCGCATTGGTTACGGTAATGCCGCTGACGCCTATTTTGGCCAAAGCCTGTCTCAATTCGTCAAATTTGGTAGGACGGGTAATGATTTCGATTTTCGTCAATACATCACTCATAACAAACACCACACCCCTATAAAAAATTAGTCGTGATACGCCTTTTCACCGTGAATGGTAATATCCAGCCCAACCGTTTCTTCTTCCTCGTTCACTCGAATCGGCAAGACCAATCCGATTGCCTTAATAATGATAAAAGAAACAAGTGCAACAAATACATATGTCGCGCCAATGGCTACAAGCTGCTTCCAAAGCAAGCTGGCACCGCCGTAAAACAATCCGTTGACCCCCGCAGAGTTGACAGAAACGGTGGAAAACAAACCGGTAGCAATTCCTCCCCAAGTACCGCCGATTCCGTGCAAACCGAATGCGTCGAGAGCATCGTCATAGCCTAACTTTGATTTTAAGTAAGAAACTCCCCAGAAACAAAGGGCTCCTCCAACAAGTCCTATGATGATCGAAGCGAACGGTGTTACGAATCCGCAAGCGGGCGTGATGGCTACGAGTCCAGCAATGGCGCCAGAAACGGCTCCAAGCATCGTCGGCTTTTTATTCACCAGCCATTCCACTACTACCCATCCAATAATACCGGCAGCTGCCGCTGTATTCGTATTAATAAAAGCGATCATTGCTACATCGTTAAGGGTCAAAGCACTGCCGACATTAAAACCGTACCAGCCAAGCCAAACGAGCGCTCCCCCCATAATGGTAAGCGGCAAATTATGCGGTGTCGTATTCTGCGCATCTTTACGTTTGCCTAATACAATAGCCAGCACAAGGCCTGTGACGCCTGAAGAAATATGAACGACATTCCCGCCGGCGAAATCAAGAACACCTAATTCGCGAAGCCAACCGCCGACGCCCCACACCCAATGAGCGACAGGCGAATAAACGAACAAAGACCATAAAGTAATGAATATAAGATAAGAAGAGAAGCGCATCCTTTCCGCAAAAGCCCCTGTAATAATCGCTACTGTCAAAATGGCAAACGTGAGCTGAAACATCATAAAAAGATTATGTGGAATATCAGAACTATAATCCGGGTTCGGCTTAAAAGAGACTCCTTTCAGACCCGCCCAATCTAAATTTCCGATAAGAGCATTTCCGCCAGTGGAAAAAGCAAGTGAATAACCCGCTATAATCCAAATTATCGAAACAATGGCGATAGAGCTGAAACTTTGCATCGTTGTACTTAAAACATTCTTGCTTTTCACCATTCCGCCGTAAAATAATGCAATTCCAGGTGTCATAATCCAAACAAGAAGCGTAGCAAGAAACATAAATGCAGAAGTGGCGATATCCATTTCCCATCTCCCCTTTTTATTATGTTATATTTTCTATCATATTATGTCTGTATTATTATCATAATACGTTATTCCTATTGAATCAAGACTATAAATTGAAAAAAATCCGAAAAATCTGTATTCAAATCAGTCACATCGTTAGCTTTTCTTACATAAAATAAATCCTATGTGTGTTGCGACCTTCAATACTGCTTCTTTTTACCTAGCGACCATCCCAAAAAACAAGAAAGAACTATATGAACAATCTTCAAAAACCGCCTTTTATTTTGGACAAAAAAAGAACCCTTCCCAATGAAGGGAAGAGTTCTCTTTTATCGAGCATTACGGCTGTTTCCAGAATTAGGATTAAGCCCTTGAAACTGGCGCATGAGTTTTTGGCGGGATTCTTTATTTCGAAGCAAATAGGCAGCTCCCAGAGCCAACGTTGTCCACGCTAATTTCTTCATCTTATCACTCCCCATTTTCCGTGTTCTATCTTATACTCTTCCCGCCGCAGAAGTTTTTTAATCGATCGTTCGCAAATAAGAAACAACTGCCTCATGGCGCCAGAGTCAGTGATCTTTCTCCGGGATTTTCCGAAAAAAGTATTTTCCGTTCCAGAGACCAGCTTACAAGCGAGCTTTGCCTCAACGCTTACTTTCTTTATTCTGTCTCAACTCAGTTCACGATGTGTTTCTTTTTGGCCAAATAGCCTCCCAAAACGGCAAACAGATAAGAAAAAAGCAAACTGCGAATAAAGACCCCAAACAAATGAAATCCTAAAGAAAAATGAAAGGACTGTTCTAAATTATTATCAGATGAAAAGAAAGTGGTTCCCACAGTCCAATTAGAAATTCCGGCCAAACAAAGCATAAAAAAACTGTAAGTCAAACTAAAAACTGCGATTTCCTTAAAGGATAATCCATTTTTCATCGTTAGCCGATAGCCGGCGAAAAGACACAAGAAAATGGGGATTAAAACCGCAAGTTTTAAATAAATGGGAGGATCCAGTAAATTCATCAAATCCGCATCCGATGGAAGGAATTCCGGATGTGAGCTATTTAAACCGGAAAACAAGGAATATGTAAGTTCCCCCTCGCTGTCTTCCCATTTCCAATGATTAGTGAGCGGTGATAAATGCAATAAGTTCCAAATGAACGCCCCTAGCTGCGTTCCGACTAATGTGGCAAACATAGACGTATTTTCCGTCATTTTATCCATACCAGAGACATCTAAAAGGAGCGCTAAATTTTCCTTCCACTTGTTTACTTGGATCAAAACAACGATAACGGTGACCGCCATCACACTGACGAGTCCGCGAATAAACGTTGAAAACCCTTGGTGAATGGCATGTCCAAATGATACATTCCCGATTAAATGGCTGGTAAAATGGCGGTAATCTCTGGCAAATAACATGCCGATCAAACTAAAGATCGCTGCTATGAAGCCACCCGTAAAAAAGCATTGAATAAATGAATAAGAAGTATGAAAGTCCAAATGAATTTTATAATATTGACTTGCAAAAGATCGATCAAATGAAAAACCGCTAAAAAGAGAAAACACGCTTAAAAATATACCGTAAATCAATCCAATGGCTGCAGCTGTATAGATTTGCTCATAAAAGCTATCAGTCCGTTGCTTCCGTCCCTTGAAAACCCCGATGCAAAACGAGGAAAAAATCGGAATAAAAATCAATAATAAAAACAAAGTATCAATATGTAATGTTCCCTTCATTGAACCTGTGTCTCCATAACCTGCAGATCCATTGACGCTAAAGTGAAAGGTAGGCTCCACCAAATGAGTAAACATCACGACATCGGTCAATCCTATTGGATGACTTAATGGATATAAATCGGTGTTTACTTCACGAGAAAGATCCTCTACAAAATTAAAATATTGATTGTTTTCGCTTATGTTTTGGATCAGGTCATCAAACTTGTGCTGCTCAAAAAGAAATAACGCAGCATTAAGAATTAACATGAGTATAAAAGCGCTAATAGACGGAATAAAGGCTTTTTTTAAATACGAAAATTGAAAAGCAGGAAATCCCAATGAAACAGCAGGTTTTATTTGCTTTTCCCGTTCAGCACCCTTATAAAGAAATAACTCCTTGCCGCAGGATTGGCAATAATTGTCCGTTTCCGCCACTTTTTCACCGCAATTCGAACAATAGACACTTTCATTTTTCGGCGTTAGCAGTTGATACGCTCTTCCATCTCCCGCTAAATACGCACCATCTTGCCAACAGTAATTACTGGAATCACTATTTTCCGCACCACATGATCTACAATACATTGCTCCACCTCCTGTCAATGCATTTTTGTCCCACAACATTTGCAAAATTGGGCGGATACAGGAACTTGTTCACCACACAAAGAGCAAGCCACTGTTTCGGTCTCTTTTACGTCTTCTTCCCGAACTACCTTCGCACCGCAGGAGCCGCAAAACTTGTCCAAAGGGGTCACTTGAGCCCCGCATTGCCGGCAAACATTATCAGATCCAAACTTTTGATTCAGTCTTTGTAATTCTTGTTTGGCCCTATAAATGGTTTGATCAAGCCCAGCAATCTCAGCTATTCTCTCACTCCACTCTTTATGCTCCCATTCGCCGGATCTCATTTTTCTATAAACCTCTTCCCCTAGCTGGAGAATAAAATCTGCCCGCTTGGCTCCGGCTTCTTCGATCACTTTTTTGTGCTGGAGGATTTCCTGGGTCAATAGGACCTTCTGCTTACCTTGCTCAAGACCACCTTTGATCTTAAACAAACCCCCTCCAATTCTAGTTTGCAATTCGCCCATTTCCATACCTCCTTATGGTCAGATATTACAAATTTATCATATAGATCCATTATTGTATATAACTATAGGCTTATGAATCTGGATAAATATAACTTCATTTCCAGAAAACATTGTGAACTTTATCTTGTTCAAGTAAT of the Bacillus smithii genome contains:
- a CDS encoding zinc ribbon domain-containing protein, whose amino-acid sequence is MGELQTRIGGGLFKIKGGLEQGKQKVLLTQEILQHKKVIEEAGAKRADFILQLGEEVYRKMRSGEWEHKEWSERIAEIAGLDQTIYRAKQELQRLNQKFGSDNVCRQCGAQVTPLDKFCGSCGAKVVREEDVKETETVACSLCGEQVPVSAQFCKCCGTKMH
- a CDS encoding zinc ribbon domain-containing protein, giving the protein MYCRSCGAENSDSSNYCWQDGAYLAGDGRAYQLLTPKNESVYCSNCGEKVAETDNYCQSCGKELFLYKGAEREKQIKPAVSLGFPAFQFSYLKKAFIPSISAFILMLILNAALFLFEQHKFDDLIQNISENNQYFNFVEDLSREVNTDLYPLSHPIGLTDVVMFTHLVEPTFHFSVNGSAGYGDTGSMKGTLHIDTLFLLLIFIPIFSSFCIGVFKGRKQRTDSFYEQIYTAAAIGLIYGIFLSVFSLFSGFSFDRSFASQYYKIHLDFHTSYSFIQCFFTGGFIAAIFSLIGMLFARDYRHFTSHLIGNVSFGHAIHQGFSTFIRGLVSVMAVTVIVVLIQVNKWKENLALLLDVSGMDKMTENTSMFATLVGTQLGAFIWNLLHLSPLTNHWKWEDSEGELTYSLFSGLNSSHPEFLPSDADLMNLLDPPIYLKLAVLIPIFLCLFAGYRLTMKNGLSFKEIAVFSLTYSFFMLCLAGISNWTVGTTFFSSDNNLEQSFHFSLGFHLFGVFIRSLLFSYLFAVLGGYLAKKKHIVN